From Actinomyces slackii, a single genomic window includes:
- the secD gene encoding protein translocase subunit SecD, translating into MLLILIALGFGALVAGSVTGRASMTPGLALDLEGGTQIILTPTTSDGSTITDADVDQAIDVIRQRVDASGVAEAQISRQGGQNIVVSLPGKPSQETLDLVRTSAVMYFRPVLRVIEASAPMIAQAQASQAGQQTAPAPSASPDAVVPDGAATAEPGVSTVAPEETEVEPAATQPAPDPAAEPTEPAAPQEEQPTEQPTEAPAEQASPEAPTEPMTAEQIATQAADVNGDGTISTDPLPATSQDNSSDHWMTEKLIYDAYMTNCTDPANLTGQTQDPKKAVISCAKEGAPGAYILGPAEITGTELDNAASGLETTSQGGTTNRWVVSLEFDSAGTKKFSSLSGRLIGFRDSSGAAAMGGAASPDAAKAQFAIVLDGLTIMASGFNPEVTTAITDGRVQISGDFTQNQANTLANQLSFGSLPLSFTVQSEQQISATLGTEQLRNGLIAGLIGFGLIIIYLAWQYRGLSIVAVLSLIIAAAITYLAITALSWGMGYRLSLAGVAGLIIAIGITVDSFIIYFERIRDEVRQGRVLATAIDEGWKHARRTIIVSDIVNLVAAVVLYFLAVGGVQGFAFTLGVTTLVDLAVVVMFTHPFMVWLVRFRFFGEGHRLSGLDPEHLGSTSASTYGRRREAMAGEIVSSLARRKVEARRAASSADDGPDEDPLEADRDEAPTTTDSDGAEESDDAADALTSSGKDGERA; encoded by the coding sequence ATGCTTCTCATCCTCATCGCCCTGGGCTTCGGGGCCCTGGTCGCGGGATCGGTCACCGGGCGCGCCTCGATGACCCCGGGCCTGGCCCTCGACCTCGAGGGCGGCACCCAGATCATCCTGACCCCCACCACCTCCGACGGCTCAACAATCACCGACGCCGACGTGGACCAGGCCATCGACGTCATCCGCCAGCGCGTGGACGCCTCCGGCGTGGCCGAGGCCCAGATCTCCAGGCAGGGCGGGCAGAACATCGTGGTCTCACTGCCGGGCAAGCCCAGCCAGGAGACCCTGGACCTCGTGCGCACCTCGGCGGTCATGTACTTCCGGCCCGTTCTGCGCGTCATCGAGGCCAGCGCGCCGATGATCGCCCAGGCCCAGGCCTCGCAGGCGGGCCAGCAGACCGCGCCCGCGCCGTCGGCCAGCCCCGATGCCGTGGTTCCGGACGGTGCCGCCACCGCCGAGCCCGGCGTGAGCACCGTCGCCCCTGAGGAGACCGAGGTCGAGCCCGCGGCCACCCAGCCCGCCCCCGATCCCGCCGCCGAGCCCACGGAGCCGGCGGCGCCCCAGGAGGAGCAGCCCACGGAGCAGCCCACCGAGGCGCCCGCGGAGCAGGCCAGCCCCGAGGCGCCGACCGAGCCCATGACGGCCGAGCAGATCGCCACCCAGGCCGCCGACGTCAACGGCGATGGCACCATCTCGACCGACCCGCTGCCGGCGACCTCCCAGGACAACTCCTCGGACCACTGGATGACTGAGAAGCTCATCTACGACGCCTACATGACCAACTGCACCGACCCCGCCAACCTCACCGGCCAGACCCAGGACCCCAAGAAGGCGGTCATCTCCTGCGCCAAGGAGGGGGCGCCGGGCGCCTACATCCTCGGCCCGGCCGAGATCACCGGGACCGAGCTGGACAACGCGGCCTCCGGCCTGGAGACCACCAGCCAGGGCGGGACCACCAATCGCTGGGTGGTCTCCCTGGAGTTCGACTCGGCCGGAACCAAGAAGTTCTCCAGCCTCTCCGGGCGCCTCATCGGCTTCCGCGACTCCTCCGGGGCCGCCGCGATGGGCGGGGCCGCCTCCCCGGATGCGGCCAAGGCCCAGTTCGCCATCGTCCTGGACGGCCTGACGATCATGGCCTCCGGCTTCAATCCGGAGGTCACCACGGCCATCACCGACGGTCGCGTGCAGATCAGCGGCGACTTCACCCAGAACCAGGCCAACACCCTGGCCAATCAGCTCTCCTTCGGCTCGCTGCCGCTGAGCTTCACCGTGCAGTCCGAGCAGCAGATCTCCGCCACCCTGGGAACCGAGCAGCTGCGCAACGGGCTGATCGCCGGGCTCATCGGCTTCGGACTCATCATCATCTACCTGGCCTGGCAGTACCGGGGCCTGTCGATCGTCGCCGTGCTCTCCCTGATCATCGCCGCCGCAATCACCTACCTGGCCATCACGGCGCTGAGCTGGGGGATGGGCTATCGCCTGTCGCTGGCCGGAGTGGCCGGCCTGATCATCGCCATCGGCATCACCGTGGACTCCTTCATCATCTACTTCGAGAGGATCCGTGATGAGGTCCGCCAGGGCCGGGTCCTGGCCACCGCCATCGATGAGGGCTGGAAGCACGCCCGGCGCACCATCATCGTCTCCGACATCGTCAACCTCGTGGCCGCCGTGGTCCTCTACTTCCTGGCCGTGGGCGGGGTCCAGGGCTTCGCCTTCACCCTGGGGGTCACCACCCTGGTGGACCTGGCCGTCGTGGTCATGTTCACCCACCCGTTCATGGTCTGGCTCGTGCGCTTCCGCTTCTTCGGCGAGGGCCACCGCCTCTCCGGCCTGGATCCCGAGCACCTGGGCTCGACCTCGGCGTCCACATACGGTCGGCGCCGTGAGGCCATGGCCGGGGAGATCGTCTCCTCGCTGGCCCGCCGCAAGGTCGAGGCGCGCCGCGCCGCCTCATCGGCGGATGACGGCCCGGATGAGGACCCCCTGGAGGCCGACCGGGACGAGGCGCCCACGACCACCGATTCCGATGGGGCTGAGGAATCCGATGATGCCGCCGACGCCCTGACCTCCTCAGGAAAGGACGGTGAGCGGGCGTGA
- the ruvC gene encoding crossover junction endodeoxyribonuclease RuvC — MLGIDPGLTRCGLGCVDIDPGRRVRLVQVGVVRTPPAQSPELRLLTITEAIEDWIARLGPSVVSIERVFAQDNLRSVISVAQVMGVAMAAGARAGLEVAQHTPSEAKAAVTGSGTADKAQVQAMVTRILGLDAPPRPADAADALAQAICHGWRGGGTGADDATDMVSAGGSVRASARTPAQRQWAAAQAAARRTGAVDPRRIRR, encoded by the coding sequence GTGCTCGGGATCGACCCGGGCCTGACCCGGTGCGGCCTGGGCTGCGTGGACATCGATCCCGGCCGCAGGGTGCGCCTGGTGCAGGTCGGCGTGGTGCGCACGCCTCCGGCCCAGAGCCCGGAGCTGCGCCTGCTGACCATCACCGAGGCCATCGAGGACTGGATCGCCCGGCTGGGGCCATCGGTGGTGTCCATCGAGAGGGTCTTCGCCCAGGACAACCTGCGCTCGGTCATCTCAGTGGCCCAGGTCATGGGAGTGGCCATGGCCGCCGGCGCCCGGGCGGGCCTGGAGGTGGCCCAGCACACGCCCAGTGAGGCCAAGGCCGCCGTCACCGGATCGGGGACCGCCGACAAGGCCCAGGTCCAGGCCATGGTCACCCGCATTCTCGGCCTGGACGCTCCCCCTCGGCCCGCCGACGCCGCCGATGCCCTGGCCCAGGCCATCTGTCACGGATGGCGCGGTGGGGGCACGGGCGCCGACGACGCCACCGACATGGTCTCCGCCGGCGGATCGGTGCGGGCCTCGGCGCGCACCCCCGCCCAGCGACAGTGGGCCGCGGCCCAGGCCGCGGCCCGCCGCACCGGCGCCGTCGACCCCCGGCGCATCCGGCGCTGA
- a CDS encoding adenine phosphoribosyltransferase, with protein MTAASSPAREGSALPAIPQELTGLVLEHLREIPDFPEPGVLFRDITPLLADGPAFSRLVEGLADHYRGRVDAVAGLESRGFILAAPLAVALGTGMLTVRKGGKLPGPVIGADYALEYGTARMELRPESVEPGSRVLVIDDVLATGGTAAASISLLEQAGARVDDVCMLLELAALGGRAQLAGRRLASVVVF; from the coding sequence ATGACCGCCGCATCATCACCTGCCCGCGAGGGCTCTGCCCTCCCCGCGATCCCCCAGGAGCTGACCGGGCTCGTGCTGGAGCATCTGCGCGAGATCCCGGACTTTCCCGAGCCCGGTGTCCTGTTTCGCGACATCACGCCCCTGCTCGCCGACGGGCCGGCCTTCTCCCGGCTCGTCGAGGGCCTTGCCGACCACTACCGCGGACGCGTGGACGCGGTGGCCGGCCTGGAGTCACGGGGCTTCATCCTTGCCGCGCCCCTGGCCGTCGCGCTGGGCACCGGCATGCTGACCGTGCGCAAGGGCGGCAAGCTGCCCGGACCGGTCATCGGGGCGGACTACGCCTTGGAGTACGGCACCGCCCGCATGGAGCTGCGCCCGGAGAGCGTGGAGCCCGGATCGCGGGTGCTGGTCATCGACGATGTCCTGGCCACCGGGGGGACGGCCGCGGCCTCCATCAGCCTCCTCGAGCAGGCCGGGGCGCGGGTCGACGACGTGTGCATGCTCCTGGAGCTGGCCGCTCTGGGGGGCAGGGCCCAGCTGGCCGGCCGACGGCTCGCCTCCGTCGTCGTCTTCTAG
- the ruvA gene encoding Holliday junction branch migration protein RuvA — protein MIASLRGTVLDLSLTGAVIETGGVGMSLQATPATLSGLRVGQEALVHTELVVREDSMTLYGFAEADERDCFRVLMSARGVGAKLALAILAVHTPDALRRAIADQDVAALKRVPGLGPKGAQRIIIDIGDKLGAVVGDPIAVAQGAAPAVAGDPDPDVMAALTQLGWNESAARQAVLAVQDDHPADTAELLRACLRWLGGGRHG, from the coding sequence ATGATCGCTTCACTGCGCGGCACCGTGCTGGACCTGTCCCTCACCGGCGCGGTGATCGAGACCGGCGGCGTGGGCATGAGCCTGCAGGCCACGCCCGCCACGCTCTCGGGCCTGAGAGTCGGCCAGGAGGCCCTGGTCCACACCGAGCTGGTGGTGCGCGAGGACTCCATGACCCTCTACGGCTTCGCCGAGGCCGACGAGCGGGACTGCTTCCGCGTCCTCATGAGCGCCAGGGGGGTGGGGGCCAAGCTCGCCCTGGCGATCCTCGCCGTCCACACCCCCGACGCGCTTCGCCGCGCCATCGCCGACCAGGACGTGGCCGCCCTCAAGCGCGTTCCCGGCCTGGGGCCCAAGGGCGCCCAGCGCATCATCATCGACATCGGCGACAAGCTGGGCGCCGTCGTGGGGGATCCCATCGCCGTGGCCCAGGGCGCCGCGCCAGCGGTGGCCGGTGATCCCGACCCCGATGTCATGGCGGCGCTGACCCAGCTGGGCTGGAACGAGTCCGCGGCCCGCCAGGCGGTCCTGGCGGTTCAGGATGATCACCCGGCGGACACCGCCGAGCTGCTGCGCGCCTGCCTGCGCTGGCTGGGAGGCGGCCGCCATGGCTGA
- a CDS encoding preprotein translocase subunit YajC has translation MELFAMLALMLGVFWIMSFFARRQQSRMAEAQAQRIEEALVPGAWVRTTSGFYGTVVEVDGDVVTLATPLGDETLWAKRAISGAEEPPFASAQDEEGSSDSDAIDEVDGVEDGEDETPGQEPAKESDQPSDENRP, from the coding sequence ATGGAACTGTTCGCAATGCTCGCACTCATGCTGGGCGTCTTCTGGATCATGTCCTTCTTCGCCCGGCGCCAGCAGTCGAGGATGGCCGAGGCTCAGGCCCAGAGGATCGAGGAGGCCCTGGTCCCCGGCGCCTGGGTGCGCACCACCTCCGGCTTCTACGGAACCGTCGTCGAGGTCGATGGGGATGTGGTGACCCTCGCCACTCCGCTGGGCGATGAGACCCTGTGGGCCAAGCGCGCCATCAGTGGCGCTGAGGAGCCGCCCTTCGCCTCGGCGCAGGACGAGGAGGGCTCATCCGACTCCGATGCCATCGATGAGGTCGACGGCGTTGAGGACGGCGAGGACGAGACTCCCGGGCAGGAGCCCGCCAAGGAGTCGGACCAGCCCTCGGACGAGAACCGGCCCTGA
- the secF gene encoding protein translocase subunit SecF codes for MISLSSLGNDLYSGRTSFPIVAKRRIWYTIAVLIIAGSALLLGTVGLNPGIDFKGGSEITITGISSPAVEPANDVLRDAGLSSGSSVSTMGSSSVRVQTNELAKAELDSLSAQLAKAYKVDAGAVTATTVGPTWSSDVTTKAARGLALFFVLVGLLIWFYFRTWKMAVAAMAALVHDIVVTVGIYAATGFEVTPATVIGVLTILGYSLYDTVVIFDKVRENTAGFEAQTRSTYGELANLAVNQTLIRSLNTSVVGVLPVASLLVVGAFILGAGTLRDIALTLFIGMIAGTLSSVLLAAPLLVDLRSRETVVIEQAAKVEAARQDRIAQAGDDQEALEAISAAPAASPLIPGHHLGVSAQPKRKKRR; via the coding sequence GTGATCTCCCTGTCGAGCCTCGGAAACGACCTCTACTCCGGTCGGACATCCTTCCCGATCGTGGCCAAGCGGAGGATCTGGTACACGATCGCCGTGCTCATCATCGCCGGCTCGGCCCTCCTGCTGGGAACAGTCGGGCTCAACCCCGGCATCGACTTCAAGGGGGGCTCGGAGATCACCATCACCGGCATCTCCTCACCCGCCGTCGAGCCGGCCAATGACGTGCTCAGGGATGCCGGGCTGAGCTCGGGCTCCTCGGTGAGCACCATGGGCTCGTCCTCCGTGCGCGTCCAGACCAATGAGCTGGCCAAGGCCGAGCTCGACAGCCTGTCGGCCCAGCTGGCCAAGGCCTACAAGGTCGACGCCGGGGCCGTCACCGCCACCACGGTGGGACCGACCTGGTCCTCCGACGTCACCACCAAGGCCGCCCGCGGCCTGGCGCTGTTCTTCGTGCTGGTGGGACTGCTCATCTGGTTCTACTTCCGCACCTGGAAGATGGCGGTGGCCGCCATGGCCGCCCTCGTCCACGACATCGTCGTCACGGTGGGCATCTACGCCGCCACCGGCTTCGAGGTCACCCCGGCCACGGTCATCGGGGTGCTGACCATCCTGGGCTACTCCCTCTACGACACCGTCGTGATCTTCGACAAGGTCCGGGAGAACACCGCAGGCTTCGAGGCCCAGACCCGCTCGACCTACGGCGAGCTGGCCAACCTCGCGGTCAACCAGACCCTCATCCGCTCCCTGAACACCTCGGTGGTCGGGGTGCTCCCGGTGGCCTCCCTGCTGGTGGTCGGGGCCTTCATCCTGGGCGCGGGCACCCTGCGCGACATCGCCCTGACCCTGTTCATCGGCATGATCGCGGGAACCCTGTCCTCGGTCCTCCTGGCCGCGCCACTGCTGGTGGACCTGCGCTCCCGTGAGACGGTGGTCATCGAGCAGGCCGCCAAGGTGGAGGCTGCGCGCCAGGACCGCATCGCCCAGGCCGGCGACGATCAGGAGGCCCTGGAGGCCATCAGCGCCGCTCCCGCGGCCTCCCCCCTCATCCCCGGCCATCACCTGGGCGTCAGCGCCCAGCCCAAGAGGAAGAAGAGGCGCTGA
- a CDS encoding RelA/SpoT family protein — MTETRSATDTTGDSIVPGSRVRSRLAWFGSRGHSTPAAIEPLLRAVRANHPKADTSLIVRAYEVAQKAHDGQRRKSGEPYITHPVAVATILAELGMTPQTLAAAVLHDTVEDTDYSLERLRADFGDEIALLVDGVTKLDKLQYGDAAQAETVRKMIIAMSKDIRVLVIKLGDRLHNARTWKYVSAGSAARKAKETLEIYAPLAHRLGMNTIKWELEDRSFRALYPGVYEEIERMVADRAPAREEYLRQVRLQIEEDLRVNKIKGVVTGRPKHYYSIYQKMIVRGKDFDDIYDLVAVRVIVDSIQDCYAVLGSLHSRWTPMSGRFKDYIAVPKFNLYQSLHTTVVGPGGNPVEIQIRTHEMHRMAEYGVAAHWKYKEDPNASGPSPLGGGKEGDGSEMGWLRQLLDWQKETQDPAEFLDALRYEMAGTQVYVFTPKGDVRSLPSGATPVDFAYAVHTEVGHRTVGARVNGRLVPLDTRLENGDTVEVFTSKAANAGPSRDWLSFVGSTRARNKIRSWFSKERREEAIEEGKGAIARAMRKKDLPIQRLMSHDSLMDVAKTLDKGDIDGLYAAVGEGHVSAQHVVDTLVSAMGGEDGAEETLAEGILPTRATSQRRHRTTDSGVVVAGMDAGDVYVKLARCCTPMPGDPIMGFITRGSGISVHRADCQNVAQLQREPERLVGVAWAERAQSAYLVQVEVEALDRGGLLVDITRALAEGHVNLISANISTSRDRVVKGRFVVELAEAGHLDHTLAALRRIDGIFEARRSLSSARPVKG, encoded by the coding sequence ATGACGGAGACCAGAAGCGCCACGGACACGACCGGGGACAGCATCGTCCCCGGCTCGCGCGTGCGCAGTCGGCTGGCCTGGTTCGGCTCCCGGGGCCACTCCACGCCGGCGGCCATCGAGCCTCTTCTGAGGGCGGTGAGGGCCAATCACCCCAAGGCCGACACGAGCCTGATCGTGCGCGCCTATGAGGTGGCGCAGAAGGCCCATGACGGGCAGCGGCGCAAGTCCGGCGAGCCCTACATCACCCACCCCGTCGCGGTGGCCACGATCCTCGCCGAACTGGGGATGACGCCCCAGACCCTGGCCGCTGCCGTGCTGCATGACACCGTCGAGGACACCGACTACAGCCTGGAGCGGCTGCGAGCGGACTTCGGCGATGAGATCGCCCTGCTGGTCGACGGCGTGACCAAGCTGGACAAGCTCCAGTACGGGGACGCGGCCCAGGCCGAGACCGTCCGCAAGATGATCATCGCCATGTCCAAGGACATCCGGGTCCTGGTCATCAAGCTGGGGGATCGCCTGCACAACGCCCGCACCTGGAAGTACGTCTCCGCGGGGAGCGCCGCCCGCAAGGCCAAGGAGACCCTGGAGATCTACGCGCCCCTGGCTCACCGCCTGGGCATGAACACGATCAAGTGGGAGCTGGAGGACCGCTCCTTCCGCGCCCTGTATCCCGGGGTCTACGAGGAGATCGAGCGCATGGTGGCCGACCGGGCCCCGGCCCGGGAGGAGTACCTGCGCCAGGTCCGCCTGCAGATCGAGGAGGATCTGCGGGTCAACAAGATCAAGGGCGTGGTCACCGGCAGGCCCAAGCACTACTACTCGATCTACCAGAAGATGATCGTGCGGGGCAAGGACTTCGACGACATCTACGACCTGGTGGCCGTGCGCGTCATCGTGGACTCCATCCAGGACTGCTACGCCGTTCTGGGCTCCCTGCACTCGCGCTGGACCCCGATGAGCGGGCGCTTCAAGGACTACATCGCCGTTCCCAAGTTCAACCTCTACCAGTCCCTGCACACCACCGTGGTGGGCCCCGGCGGCAATCCCGTGGAGATCCAGATCCGCACCCATGAGATGCACCGCATGGCCGAGTACGGGGTGGCTGCCCACTGGAAGTACAAGGAGGACCCCAACGCCTCTGGACCCAGCCCCTTGGGCGGGGGCAAGGAGGGGGACGGCTCCGAGATGGGCTGGCTGCGCCAGCTGCTGGACTGGCAGAAGGAGACCCAGGACCCTGCGGAGTTCCTCGACGCCCTGCGCTACGAGATGGCCGGCACCCAGGTCTACGTCTTCACCCCCAAGGGCGATGTGCGCTCCCTGCCCTCGGGGGCGACACCGGTGGACTTCGCCTATGCGGTGCACACCGAGGTCGGTCACCGCACGGTGGGGGCCCGCGTCAACGGGCGCCTGGTCCCCCTGGACACCCGCCTGGAGAACGGCGACACCGTCGAGGTCTTCACCTCCAAGGCCGCCAATGCCGGCCCCTCCCGGGACTGGCTGAGCTTCGTGGGCTCCACGCGCGCCCGCAACAAGATCCGCTCCTGGTTCTCCAAGGAGCGCCGCGAGGAGGCCATCGAGGAGGGCAAGGGAGCCATCGCGCGCGCAATGCGCAAGAAGGACCTCCCCATCCAGCGCCTCATGAGCCATGACTCCCTCATGGATGTGGCCAAGACCCTCGACAAGGGCGATATTGACGGGCTCTACGCCGCAGTGGGGGAGGGGCATGTCTCCGCCCAGCACGTGGTCGACACCCTCGTGTCCGCCATGGGCGGGGAGGACGGCGCCGAGGAGACCCTGGCCGAGGGCATCCTGCCCACGCGCGCGACCAGCCAGCGCCGGCACCGCACCACCGATTCCGGCGTGGTGGTGGCCGGCATGGACGCGGGGGACGTCTACGTCAAGCTCGCGCGCTGCTGCACCCCCATGCCCGGGGATCCCATCATGGGCTTCATCACCCGTGGCTCAGGAATCTCGGTGCACCGGGCGGACTGCCAGAACGTCGCCCAGCTCCAGCGCGAGCCTGAGCGCCTGGTGGGGGTCGCCTGGGCGGAGCGCGCCCAATCGGCCTACCTGGTCCAGGTCGAGGTCGAGGCCCTGGACCGCGGTGGTCTCCTGGTGGACATCACCCGGGCTCTGGCCGAGGGGCATGTCAATCTCATCAGCGCCAACATCAGCACCAGCAGGGACCGGGTGGTCAAGGGCCGCTTCGTCGTCGAGCTCGCCGAGGCCG
- a CDS encoding YebC/PmpR family DNA-binding transcriptional regulator, with translation MSGHSKWATTKHKKAAIDAKRGKLFARLIKNIEVAARTGGGDPTGNPTLFDAIQKAKKNSVPADNITRAVKRGSGEEAGGADWQTIMYEGYGPGGVAFLVECLTDNRNRAASDVRVAFSRNGGSLADPGSVAYNFSRKGVIEVPKAEGVDEDSILLAVLEAGAEEVEDMGESFEIYSEPGDLVAVRTALTEAGMDYDSAEVQFVAGTKVEVDVEGARKVFRLIDALEDSDDVQNVFTSVDMSPEVAAEFQAHED, from the coding sequence ATGTCGGGTCACTCCAAGTGGGCCACCACCAAGCACAAGAAGGCCGCCATCGATGCCAAGCGCGGCAAGCTCTTCGCCCGCCTCATCAAGAACATCGAGGTGGCTGCGCGCACCGGCGGCGGTGACCCCACCGGGAACCCGACCCTCTTCGACGCCATCCAGAAGGCCAAGAAGAACTCGGTGCCCGCTGACAACATCACCCGCGCCGTCAAGCGCGGCAGCGGGGAGGAGGCCGGGGGAGCGGACTGGCAGACCATCATGTACGAGGGCTACGGCCCCGGCGGCGTGGCCTTCCTCGTCGAGTGCCTGACCGACAACCGCAACCGCGCCGCCTCCGACGTGCGCGTGGCCTTCTCCCGCAACGGCGGCAGCCTGGCGGATCCCGGCTCGGTGGCGTACAACTTCTCGCGCAAGGGCGTCATCGAGGTCCCCAAGGCCGAGGGCGTCGATGAGGACTCCATCCTCCTGGCGGTCCTGGAGGCCGGCGCCGAGGAGGTCGAGGACATGGGGGAGTCCTTCGAGATCTACTCCGAGCCCGGCGACCTGGTGGCCGTGCGCACCGCTCTGACCGAGGCCGGGATGGACTACGACTCCGCCGAGGTCCAGTTCGTGGCCGGGACCAAGGTGGAGGTCGACGTCGAGGGCGCCCGCAAGGTCTTCCGCCTCATCGATGCCCTGGAGGACTCCGACGACGTCCAGAACGTCTTCACCTCCGTGGACATGTCCCCTGAGGTCGCCGCCGAGTTCCAGGCCCACGAGGACTGA
- the pdxT gene encoding pyridoxal 5'-phosphate synthase glutaminase subunit PdxT — protein sequence MSALRPRALFPAASRLDARPTIGVLALQGDVREHSLALEAAGARAVAVRSAGDLGARPGDRLDGLILPGGESTTMSTLLTSFGMLEPLRALVAEGLAVYGSCAGMIMLADRVQGAAPGQSFLGGIGMTVRRNAFGREVDSYEEDLIAPGLGAGPGDPLRAVFIRAPWVEEVDEGVEVLATTRSGRAGSDEGSASGGRIVAVRQGPLLATSFHPEVGGDHRVHGVFVDMVAHRS from the coding sequence CTGAGCGCCCTGAGGCCCCGGGCCCTGTTCCCCGCCGCCTCGAGGCTCGATGCGCGCCCGACCATCGGGGTGCTCGCCCTGCAGGGGGACGTGCGCGAGCACAGCCTGGCCCTGGAGGCCGCCGGAGCCCGGGCGGTGGCCGTGCGCAGCGCCGGGGACCTGGGGGCGCGCCCCGGGGACCGGCTCGACGGGCTCATCCTCCCGGGGGGCGAGTCCACGACCATGAGCACGCTGCTGACCTCCTTCGGGATGCTCGAGCCACTGCGGGCCCTCGTGGCCGAGGGGCTGGCCGTCTATGGCTCCTGCGCGGGCATGATCATGCTGGCCGACCGCGTTCAGGGGGCGGCGCCGGGGCAGTCCTTCCTGGGCGGCATCGGCATGACCGTGCGGCGCAATGCCTTCGGGCGCGAGGTGGACTCCTACGAGGAGGACCTCATCGCCCCCGGGCTCGGCGCGGGACCGGGCGATCCCCTCAGGGCCGTGTTCATCCGCGCCCCCTGGGTCGAGGAGGTCGACGAGGGCGTCGAGGTCCTGGCCACGACCCGCTCGGGCAGGGCCGGCAGTGATGAAGGCTCAGCATCAGGCGGTAGGATCGTGGCGGTTCGTCAGGGACCGCTGCTGGCCACCTCCTTCCACCCCGAGGTCGGGGGCGATCACCGCGTCCATGGCGTCTTCGTCGATATGGTGGCGCACCGGTCCTGA
- the ruvB gene encoding Holliday junction branch migration DNA helicase RuvB, with protein sequence MADMADMGDQRMVDGGAQDSERAAEAALRPKRLEDFIGQEVVRGQLSVVLRSARARGVTADHVLLSGPPGLGKTTLAMIIAAEVEGSLRLTSGPAIQHAGDLAAILSSLEEGDVLFIDEIHRLARTAEEMLYLAMEDYRVDIVVGKGPGATSIPLSLPPFTVVGATTRAGLLPAPLRDRFGFTGHLDFYGPGELTRILRRSAGLLGVDLEGEAASELARRSRGTPRIANRLLRRVQDWAEVHGSPGRLDLEAARGALEVFEVDPLGLDRLDRQVLHALCTRFGGGPVGLTTLAVSVGEEPETVETVAEPYLVREGLMVRTPRGRAATVAAYEHLGLQAPAEGVLFT encoded by the coding sequence ATGGCTGACATGGCTGACATGGGAGACCAGCGCATGGTCGATGGCGGCGCCCAGGACTCCGAGCGCGCCGCCGAGGCCGCCCTGCGCCCCAAGCGCCTGGAGGACTTCATCGGCCAGGAGGTCGTGCGCGGCCAGCTCTCGGTGGTGCTGCGCTCGGCCCGGGCCCGCGGTGTGACCGCCGACCATGTGCTGCTCTCGGGCCCTCCCGGCCTGGGGAAGACCACCCTGGCCATGATCATCGCCGCGGAGGTCGAGGGCTCGCTGCGCCTGACCAGTGGCCCGGCCATCCAGCACGCCGGGGACCTGGCCGCCATCCTGTCCTCCCTGGAGGAGGGCGACGTGCTCTTCATCGATGAGATCCACCGCCTGGCCCGAACCGCTGAGGAGATGCTCTACCTGGCCATGGAGGACTACCGGGTGGACATCGTGGTGGGCAAGGGCCCGGGGGCCACGTCCATCCCCCTGTCCCTGCCCCCCTTCACGGTGGTGGGGGCCACCACTCGCGCCGGCCTCCTTCCCGCCCCCCTGCGCGATCGCTTCGGCTTCACCGGTCATCTGGACTTCTACGGGCCCGGTGAGCTGACCCGGATCCTGCGCCGCAGCGCGGGCCTGCTGGGCGTGGACCTGGAGGGTGAGGCGGCGAGCGAGCTCGCCCGCCGCTCGCGGGGCACGCCGCGCATCGCCAACCGGCTGCTGCGCCGCGTCCAGGACTGGGCCGAGGTCCACGGCAGCCCCGGGCGCCTGGACTTAGAGGCGGCCCGCGGCGCGCTGGAGGTCTTCGAGGTCGACCCCCTGGGACTGGATCGGCTGGACCGCCAGGTGCTCCATGCGCTGTGCACGCGCTTTGGGGGAGGGCCCGTAGGACTGACCACCCTCGCGGTCAGCGTGGGCGAGGAGCCCGAGACGGTCGAGACCGTGGCCGAGCCCTATCTGGTGCGCGAGGGACTCATGGTGAGAACTCCCCGGGGCCGGGCCGCCACGGTCGCGGCCTACGAGCATCTGGGACTCCAGGCGCCGGCTGAGGGAGTCCTGTTCACCTGA